From the Garra rufa chromosome 17, GarRuf1.0, whole genome shotgun sequence genome, one window contains:
- the tmem170b gene encoding transmembrane protein 170B, whose translation MCPPSSVRYLSKRAALQPPSANMNRDYSINLSVQQVLSLWVQGTVPTLQHFTEMWYWVFLWSLFSSLFVHSAVGLLMCVTLQRHKRGRLITVVLISVGFLASLTGGVITSAAVAGVYRVAGKDMAPLEALVFGVGQTAFTVIISFSRILATL comes from the exons ATGTGTCCCCCATCCTCGGTCAGATATCTGAGCAAGAGGGCCGCGCTCCAGCCGCCCAGCGCGAACATGAATAGGGATTATTCCATTAACCTATCGGTGCAGCAAGTGCTCAGCCTGTGGGTCCAGGGCACGGTACCGACCCTACAGCACTTCACAG AAATGTGGTACTGGGTGTTCCTGTGGTCTCTGTTCTCGTCTCTGTTCGTTCACAGTGCCGTGGGTCTGCTGATGTGTGTGACGCTGCAGCGCCATAAGAGAGGACGGCTCATCACAGTAGTGCTCATCAGCGTGGGGTTCCTGGCCTCTCTCACCGGCGGGGTCATCACCA GTGCGGCAGTAGCAGGTGTGTACCGTGTGGCAGGGAAGGACATGGCTCCTCTTGAAGCTCTGGTGTTCGGGGTGGGCCAGACCGCTTTCACCGTCATCATCTCATTCTCACGGATCTTGGCCACTCTCTAA